From a region of the Georgenia yuyongxinii genome:
- a CDS encoding ATP-binding protein encodes MAEHQGPGDVRERLESYRRTREQVERSILPRATSVDGYAFTVQASLHGLQLRRGGYVVLEAEDQHVLGQVTDLTAEAEIANDATGAGIDIRLARGTGVTLGDTGRPFHDAHVRAATAEEVGAWLSRTPSKRAQLVIGELLHAPGVPAALDSGGLGRHTFMCGQSGSGKTYSLGLLIESVLAGTDLPVVVLDPNSDYIRLGTVRDGADPERVATYPADAVKVWGDHTADHPLRVRFADLDAALQAAVLELEPVRDRDEYAALTDLLHGEVPGKPLLTGVDDLLEHDDPAARQLGRRAKNLGILDWGVWSRGGDSLVDELRHPTARCLVVDLGSLGSPQEQRLVAAAVLATLWEQRLRHRPCLVVVDEAHNICPADPPDELTRIAADHAVQIAAEGRKFGLYMLTSTQRPHKVDENVVSQCDNLLLMRMNSAADLGDLAQLFSFVPPGLFAGATAFRMGHALVAGRIVPQPAYVRMGERISEEGGADVPATWAVPDRAAPGSPSPAGRRPDP; translated from the coding sequence ATGGCCGAGCACCAGGGCCCGGGCGACGTCCGGGAGCGGTTGGAGTCCTACCGGCGGACGCGTGAGCAGGTCGAGCGAAGCATCCTGCCGCGTGCGACGTCGGTGGACGGGTACGCGTTCACCGTCCAGGCGTCCCTGCACGGCCTTCAGCTGCGCCGAGGCGGCTACGTCGTCCTCGAGGCCGAGGACCAGCACGTGCTGGGGCAGGTCACCGACCTCACCGCCGAGGCCGAGATTGCCAACGATGCCACCGGGGCCGGCATCGACATCCGCCTCGCGCGCGGCACCGGCGTCACCCTCGGTGACACCGGCCGCCCCTTCCACGACGCCCACGTCCGCGCGGCGACGGCCGAGGAGGTCGGCGCCTGGCTGAGCCGGACGCCGTCGAAGCGTGCCCAGCTCGTCATCGGCGAGCTCCTTCACGCACCCGGCGTCCCCGCCGCCCTCGACAGCGGCGGCCTCGGTCGGCACACCTTCATGTGCGGGCAGTCCGGGTCCGGCAAGACGTACTCCCTGGGCCTGCTGATCGAGAGCGTGCTGGCGGGCACGGACCTGCCGGTCGTCGTCCTGGACCCCAACTCCGACTACATCAGGCTCGGCACAGTGCGCGACGGCGCCGACCCCGAGCGCGTCGCCACGTACCCGGCGGACGCCGTGAAGGTGTGGGGCGACCACACTGCCGACCACCCGCTCCGCGTGCGCTTCGCCGATCTCGACGCGGCCCTCCAGGCCGCGGTCCTGGAGCTGGAACCCGTGCGCGACCGGGACGAGTACGCGGCCCTGACCGACCTGCTCCACGGCGAGGTTCCCGGCAAGCCGCTGCTCACCGGAGTGGACGACCTTCTCGAGCACGACGACCCGGCGGCACGCCAGCTGGGTCGGCGGGCGAAGAACCTCGGCATCCTCGACTGGGGCGTGTGGAGTCGCGGGGGCGACTCACTGGTGGACGAGCTGCGCCACCCGACAGCCCGGTGCCTCGTCGTCGACCTCGGTTCGCTCGGCTCCCCCCAGGAGCAGCGACTGGTCGCCGCCGCCGTCCTCGCCACGTTGTGGGAGCAGCGGCTCCGCCACCGGCCCTGCCTGGTCGTCGTCGACGAGGCGCACAACATCTGCCCCGCCGACCCACCGGACGAGCTCACGCGCATCGCGGCGGACCATGCGGTCCAGATCGCCGCGGAAGGCCGGAAGTTCGGCCTCTACATGCTCACGTCCACCCAGCGCCCGCACAAAGTCGATGAGAACGTCGTCTCCCAGTGCGACAACCTGCTGCTCATGCGGATGAACTCGGCCGCGGACCTCGGCGACCTCGCCCAGTTGTTCTCCTTCGTACCGCCCGGGCTGTTCGCGGGAGCGACGGCCTTCCGGATGGGCCACGCGTTGGTGGCCGGACGGATCGTGCCGCAGCCGGCCTACGTCCGGATGGGCGAGCGGATCTCCGAGGAGGGCGGCGCCGACGTCCCGGCGACGTGGGCGGTTCCCGACCGCGCGGCCCCCGGCAGCCCGAGCCCCGCTGGTCGGCGCCCCGACCCGTGA
- a CDS encoding DUF7144 family membrane protein, giving the protein MSYTAPASETGASNQFMQTPQETGWTGWVVFAATLMILLGIFHAIQGLIALFNDEYYVVGPNGLMVLDYTTWGWVHLIAGAAVLIAGIALFAGQTWARVVGIVLAILSALANFAFIAAYPVWSSIVIALDVLIVYALTVHGQELRST; this is encoded by the coding sequence ATGAGTTACACAGCACCGGCATCCGAGACCGGCGCCTCCAACCAGTTCATGCAGACGCCCCAGGAGACGGGCTGGACGGGTTGGGTGGTCTTCGCCGCGACCCTCATGATCCTGCTCGGGATATTCCACGCGATCCAGGGCCTCATCGCCCTGTTCAACGACGAGTACTACGTCGTGGGGCCGAACGGGCTCATGGTCCTCGACTACACCACCTGGGGGTGGGTCCACCTCATCGCCGGCGCCGCCGTCCTCATCGCCGGTATCGCGCTGTTCGCGGGTCAGACCTGGGCCCGGGTCGTCGGGATCGTGCTGGCGATCCTGAGCGCACTGGCCAACTTCGCGTTCATCGCGGCCTACCCGGTGTGGAGCAGCATCGTGATCGCGTTGGACGTTCTCATCGTCTATGCCCTGACGGTGCATGGTCAGGAGCTCCGGTCGACATGA
- the gltX gene encoding glutamate--tRNA ligase: MTDNTASAAPAGSAVRVRFCPSPTGTPHVGLIRTALFNWAHARHVGGTFVFRIEDTDPERDSEESYHQLLDALRWLGLDWDEGVEVGGPHGPYRQSQRMDVYRDVAAKLLEGGYAYESFSTPEEIEGRHRAAGRDPKLGYDGYDRDLTDEQKAAYRTEGREPVLRMRMPEDDVTFTDLVRGDVTFKAGSIPDYVIVRANGFPLYTLTNPVDDALMNITHVLRGEDLLSSTPRQVVLYQALLDLGLAEVMPVFGHLPYVMGEGNRKLSKRDPESNLFLHRERGFIPEGLLNYLALLGWGISPDNDIFSKEEMVEAFDVAHVNPNPARFDLKKAEAINATHVRMLSPEDFRGRLVPYLHAAELVSAATYDALTAREQEVLTIAAPLVQERVTLLGEAPGMLGFLFRGDGEHVVEPDAFAALRPEAAQVLDASLSALEALDGFAAEATEQALRAAIVDGLGIKPKFAFAPLRTAVTGRRVSPPLFESMEILGRDATLTRLRALRERLDGADA, encoded by the coding sequence ATGACCGACAACACCGCCTCCGCCGCGCCCGCGGGCTCCGCCGTCCGGGTCCGCTTCTGCCCCTCGCCCACCGGAACCCCGCACGTGGGCCTGATCCGCACCGCCCTGTTCAACTGGGCGCACGCCCGGCACGTGGGCGGCACCTTCGTCTTCCGCATCGAGGACACCGACCCCGAGCGCGACAGCGAGGAGAGCTACCACCAGCTCCTCGACGCGCTGCGCTGGCTGGGCCTGGACTGGGACGAGGGTGTGGAGGTGGGCGGCCCGCACGGCCCCTACCGCCAGTCCCAGCGAATGGACGTCTACCGGGACGTGGCCGCGAAGCTCCTTGAGGGCGGGTACGCCTATGAGTCGTTCTCCACGCCGGAGGAGATCGAGGGCCGCCACCGCGCCGCCGGGCGCGACCCCAAGCTCGGCTACGACGGCTACGACCGCGACCTCACCGACGAGCAGAAGGCCGCCTACCGCACGGAGGGCCGCGAGCCCGTCCTGCGCATGCGCATGCCCGAGGACGACGTCACCTTCACCGACCTCGTCCGCGGTGACGTCACCTTCAAGGCCGGCTCCATCCCGGACTACGTGATCGTCCGCGCCAACGGCTTCCCGCTGTACACGCTGACCAACCCGGTCGACGACGCGCTGATGAACATCACGCACGTGCTGCGCGGGGAGGACCTGCTCTCCTCCACGCCGCGCCAGGTGGTGCTCTACCAGGCCCTGCTCGACCTCGGCCTGGCCGAGGTCATGCCCGTGTTCGGGCACCTGCCGTACGTGATGGGGGAGGGCAACCGGAAGCTCTCCAAGCGCGACCCGGAGTCAAACCTCTTCCTGCACCGCGAGCGTGGCTTCATCCCCGAGGGGCTGCTCAACTACCTGGCCCTCCTCGGCTGGGGCATCTCGCCGGACAACGACATCTTCTCCAAGGAGGAGATGGTCGAGGCGTTCGACGTCGCCCACGTCAACCCCAACCCGGCCCGGTTCGACCTGAAGAAGGCCGAGGCGATCAACGCCACCCACGTGCGCATGCTCTCCCCCGAGGACTTCCGCGGGCGGCTCGTGCCGTACCTGCACGCCGCCGAGCTGGTCTCCGCCGCCACCTACGACGCCCTCACGGCCCGCGAGCAGGAGGTCCTCACCATCGCCGCCCCGCTCGTCCAGGAGCGCGTGACCCTGCTCGGCGAGGCGCCCGGGATGCTGGGCTTCCTCTTCCGGGGCGACGGCGAGCACGTGGTCGAGCCGGACGCGTTCGCCGCACTGCGGCCCGAGGCCGCACAGGTGCTCGACGCCTCCCTGTCCGCCCTCGAGGCGCTGGACGGGTTCGCCGCCGAGGCCACCGAGCAGGCGCTGCGCGCCGCGATCGTCGACGGCCTGGGTATCAAGCCCAAGTTCGCCTTCGCACCGCTGCGCACCGCGGTCACCGGCCGGCGCGTCTCCCCGCCGCTGTTCGAGTCCATGGAGATCCTCGGCCGCGACGCGACCCTGACCCGCCTGCGCGCCCTGCGTGAGCGGCTCGACGGCGCAGACGCCTGA
- a CDS encoding LuxR C-terminal-related transcriptional regulator, whose amino-acid sequence MSLLDEVVLERPVTLLAAPVGFGKTSTLAQWCGHTESTVGWMTVDEFDSDPDRFFRHIVSALQVALHVRGRSDAGLLLDIVARDVIGPWPQAAGWPDHYDELVLALEELEHPLVLVLDDLHLLTGSEAMDILARLMRLTPAVFHLLLSSRSDPELPLNRLRLAGDLGEVRERDLAFSGSEIEALAKLAGLSLSAEDAESLHAITGGWPAAVRMGLLTLQHEPAPDFRLAGMQGIDLPLTEYLTEEVLASLRPDLAQFIMRATIGDRIDAGLADELHGGPGGAELLAEAVRRGVFLTPESDGVGDLTYRWHPVFASQCRLIMRRETLHAAHELQHTAAGYWRTRDGFEAIGAALAGNEPQLAADILTERWPEILLRNDARALLDLCDRIAAPFADDAEILRLRAVGEFLEGQPSSHTVTQARAAAKALPPERRRRFDLVDTLVSVFLAPDRPGPEEAIRRGRAALGDGDDVPVARALGHLLVGETMAQLQRDPVGALSHLRRGEALAIEHRLPAMAFACQSASSVPLFQCGHFAEAHSLAREAIGRARRGGRHWASLVVPAYLTCGLADYWRDDLGAATRSLDQVVRLAPARQAGYRLHAVLILTLIAVASDDAAALERAQTLAREQAGTPSTYLAGFVRMVDAVSADARGDQEQALALVRDFGTSEQHPLVRLWEAETYRRAGDAPHARAALAGIPASRRISHLQVGALLTETLLKLGDVDAAEAHRSLETALEAASPALIRRPFIERALDLRGLLYDHHAWGTQYVALVADLLARMQDHGNGHRNRSYWDLTDRELVVLAYLRSPMTTIEIAEALFVSSNTVKTHMRSIYRKLGATGRRDAVRIAVERHTI is encoded by the coding sequence ATGTCCCTTCTCGACGAGGTCGTCCTCGAGCGCCCTGTGACGCTGCTGGCGGCGCCTGTCGGCTTCGGGAAGACCTCGACGCTGGCCCAGTGGTGCGGTCACACCGAGTCTACGGTCGGCTGGATGACGGTCGACGAGTTCGACTCCGACCCGGACCGGTTCTTCCGGCACATCGTCTCCGCCCTACAGGTCGCGTTGCACGTTCGCGGACGGTCTGACGCTGGCCTCCTCCTCGACATCGTCGCTCGTGACGTCATCGGCCCCTGGCCCCAGGCCGCGGGCTGGCCGGACCACTATGACGAGCTGGTGCTCGCCCTGGAGGAGCTCGAGCACCCGCTCGTCCTGGTCCTCGACGACCTCCACCTGCTGACCGGGAGCGAGGCCATGGACATCCTGGCGCGGCTGATGCGCCTCACCCCTGCCGTGTTCCATCTGCTGCTGTCCAGCCGGTCGGATCCAGAGCTACCGCTGAACCGCCTGCGTCTGGCCGGCGACCTGGGAGAGGTACGCGAGCGCGACCTGGCCTTCTCCGGCTCCGAGATCGAGGCGCTCGCCAAGCTTGCCGGTCTGTCGCTCTCGGCCGAGGACGCCGAGTCGCTGCATGCTATTACCGGAGGCTGGCCGGCAGCCGTGCGCATGGGGCTCCTGACGCTGCAGCACGAGCCGGCGCCCGACTTCCGCCTCGCAGGCATGCAGGGGATCGACCTCCCGCTCACCGAGTACCTGACCGAAGAGGTGCTCGCATCCCTGCGGCCGGACCTGGCCCAGTTCATCATGCGTGCCACGATCGGTGACCGGATCGACGCCGGGCTGGCCGACGAGCTGCACGGCGGTCCGGGTGGGGCCGAGCTGCTCGCCGAGGCAGTCCGTCGGGGCGTCTTCCTGACACCAGAGTCAGACGGCGTCGGCGACCTGACCTACCGCTGGCACCCGGTGTTCGCCTCACAGTGCCGACTGATCATGCGCCGCGAGACTCTCCACGCCGCTCATGAGCTCCAGCACACCGCAGCCGGCTACTGGCGCACCCGCGACGGTTTCGAGGCCATCGGAGCCGCCCTCGCGGGCAACGAGCCACAATTGGCGGCGGACATCCTGACCGAGCGATGGCCCGAGATCCTGCTGCGTAACGACGCGCGCGCGCTCCTGGATCTCTGCGACCGGATCGCGGCGCCCTTCGCCGATGACGCGGAGATCCTCAGGCTGCGCGCGGTCGGGGAGTTCCTCGAAGGCCAGCCCAGCTCTCACACCGTGACGCAGGCCCGGGCTGCTGCGAAGGCACTGCCGCCCGAGCGCCGCCGACGGTTCGACCTCGTCGACACGCTCGTGTCGGTGTTCCTGGCTCCGGACCGGCCCGGTCCGGAGGAGGCCATCCGCCGGGGACGCGCGGCGCTGGGGGACGGAGACGATGTGCCGGTGGCGCGTGCCCTCGGCCATCTCCTCGTCGGCGAGACCATGGCACAGCTCCAGCGCGACCCGGTTGGCGCTCTCAGCCACCTCCGGAGAGGGGAGGCCTTGGCGATCGAGCACCGGCTGCCCGCGATGGCGTTCGCCTGCCAGTCCGCCTCGTCCGTCCCGCTGTTCCAGTGCGGTCACTTTGCCGAGGCGCACTCCCTCGCCCGCGAGGCGATCGGGCGGGCGCGCAGGGGTGGCCGGCACTGGGCCAGCCTCGTCGTCCCGGCGTACCTGACCTGCGGTCTCGCCGACTACTGGCGCGACGACCTCGGGGCGGCGACACGCAGTCTCGACCAGGTGGTTCGCCTGGCCCCCGCCCGTCAGGCGGGCTACCGGCTCCATGCGGTGCTCATCCTTACGCTGATCGCCGTCGCGAGCGACGACGCAGCAGCGCTGGAGCGTGCGCAGACGCTCGCCCGTGAGCAGGCCGGGACTCCGTCCACCTACCTGGCAGGGTTCGTCCGGATGGTCGACGCCGTCTCGGCCGACGCCCGCGGCGATCAGGAGCAGGCCCTGGCCCTGGTGCGGGATTTCGGCACGAGTGAGCAGCACCCGCTCGTCAGGCTCTGGGAGGCGGAGACGTACCGGCGCGCCGGAGACGCGCCGCATGCCAGGGCCGCACTAGCCGGGATCCCCGCGAGTCGGCGCATCTCCCACCTCCAGGTGGGGGCTCTGCTCACCGAGACATTGCTGAAGCTCGGCGACGTCGACGCGGCTGAGGCGCACCGCAGCCTGGAGACGGCGCTCGAGGCCGCGAGCCCTGCCCTGATCCGGCGCCCGTTCATCGAGCGAGCCCTCGACCTGCGCGGCCTCCTTTACGACCACCACGCCTGGGGAACGCAGTACGTAGCCCTGGTGGCCGACCTCCTCGCCCGGATGCAGGACCACGGCAACGGCCACCGGAACCGGTCCTACTGGGACCTGACGGACCGCGAGCTGGTCGTCCTCGCCTACCTCCGCTCACCGATGACGACGATCGAGATCGCCGAGGCGCTCTTCGTCTCGTCGAACACCGTCAAGACGCACATGAGGTCGATCTACCGCAAGCTCGGCGCGACCGGCCGCCGCGACGCCGTCCGCATCGCCGTGGAACGCCACACCATCTGA
- a CDS encoding MMPL family transporter encodes MTQVRFESSGGQLDPDVTAAVQRVGDSLAADGVQVDYSAEIVSDISSIFGPAELIGLAVTVVVLLVLLGSVLAAGLPLLTALVGVTVGLGAAMSLSSVVEMTSVTRHWPSCSASRSASTTPCSSSTATACSWPPGWRRATRSRWPTAPPATR; translated from the coding sequence ATGACCCAGGTCCGCTTCGAGTCCAGCGGCGGCCAGCTCGACCCGGACGTCACCGCCGCCGTGCAGCGGGTGGGTGACTCGCTCGCGGCCGATGGCGTCCAGGTGGACTACAGCGCCGAGATCGTCTCGGACATCTCCAGCATCTTCGGCCCCGCCGAGCTGATCGGCCTCGCGGTCACCGTCGTCGTCCTGCTCGTCCTGCTCGGCTCCGTGCTCGCGGCGGGCCTGCCCCTCCTGACCGCCCTGGTGGGGGTCACCGTCGGGCTGGGCGCCGCGATGTCGCTGAGCTCGGTCGTCGAGATGACCAGCGTCACCCGGCACTGGCCCTCATGCTCGGCCTCGCGGTCGGCATCGACTACTCCTTGTTCATCCTCAACCGCCACCGCCTGCAGCTGGCCGCCGGGATGGCGACGCGCGACTCGATCGCGCTGGCCAACGGCACCGCCGGCAACGCGGTGA
- a CDS encoding arylsulfatase, with amino-acid sequence MSETEKPNILVIWGDDIGISNLSCYSDGLMGYRTPNIDRIAEEGMRFTDSYGEQSCTAGRASFITGQSVFRTGLSKVGLPGADVGLRAEDPTIAELLKPLGYATGQFGKNHLGDKNEFLPTLHGFDEFFGNLYHLNAEEEPELAHYPAAEDFPRFRSRFGPRGVLHSWSSDTDDDEEDGRFGRVGKQRIEDTGPLTKKRMETIDDETVAAAADFMGRAHEARTPFFVWMNTTHMHFRTHTKPESLGQAGRWQSPYHDTMIDHDRHVGLLLERLDELGITDNTIVIYSTDNGPHMNSWPDGGMTPFRNEKNSNWEGAFRVPELIRWPGRVPAGVVSNEIVQHHDWLPTLLAAAGESDVVEKLKTGHTIGDVTYRVHIDGYNLLPYLTGKEEKSPRQGLVYFSDDGDVLALRWDNWKAVFMEQRTPGTLQVWSEPFVPLRIPKLYNLRTDPYERADLTSNTYYDWFMDHAYLVLAAQAVMVEFLGTFREFPPRQKAASFTIDQAVEKLQAALTSGH; translated from the coding sequence ATGTCGGAGACCGAGAAGCCGAACATCCTGGTGATCTGGGGTGATGACATCGGCATCAGCAACCTCAGCTGCTACAGCGACGGGCTGATGGGGTACCGGACACCGAACATCGACCGCATCGCCGAGGAGGGGATGCGGTTCACCGACTCCTACGGGGAGCAGTCCTGCACCGCGGGCCGTGCCTCGTTCATCACCGGCCAGAGCGTGTTCCGCACCGGCCTGAGCAAGGTGGGCCTGCCGGGAGCCGACGTCGGGCTACGGGCCGAGGACCCGACGATCGCCGAGCTGTTGAAGCCTCTCGGGTACGCCACCGGGCAGTTCGGCAAGAACCACCTCGGCGACAAGAACGAGTTCCTGCCGACTCTCCACGGGTTCGACGAGTTCTTCGGCAACCTGTACCACCTCAACGCGGAGGAGGAGCCGGAGCTGGCGCACTACCCGGCCGCTGAAGACTTCCCGCGTTTCAGGTCGCGGTTCGGCCCGCGTGGGGTCCTCCACTCCTGGTCGAGCGACACGGATGACGACGAAGAGGACGGCCGGTTCGGGCGCGTCGGCAAGCAGCGCATCGAGGACACCGGACCGCTGACCAAGAAGCGGATGGAGACCATCGATGACGAGACGGTCGCCGCGGCGGCCGACTTCATGGGTCGCGCGCACGAGGCGAGGACGCCGTTCTTCGTGTGGATGAACACCACCCACATGCACTTCCGGACCCATACCAAGCCCGAGAGCCTCGGGCAGGCCGGGCGGTGGCAGTCGCCCTACCACGACACGATGATCGACCACGACCGGCACGTCGGGCTGCTTCTTGAGAGGCTCGACGAGCTGGGCATCACCGACAACACGATCGTCATCTACAGCACCGACAACGGCCCTCACATGAACAGCTGGCCGGACGGCGGGATGACCCCGTTCCGCAACGAGAAGAACTCGAACTGGGAGGGCGCGTTCCGGGTCCCCGAACTGATCCGCTGGCCCGGCCGCGTACCGGCGGGCGTCGTGTCGAACGAGATCGTCCAGCACCACGACTGGCTGCCGACGCTGCTCGCCGCCGCCGGTGAGTCCGACGTCGTCGAGAAGCTCAAGACGGGCCACACGATCGGCGACGTGACGTACCGGGTCCACATCGACGGGTACAACCTCCTGCCGTACCTGACGGGCAAGGAGGAGAAGAGTCCCCGGCAGGGCCTGGTCTATTTCTCCGACGACGGCGACGTCCTCGCTCTGAGGTGGGACAACTGGAAGGCCGTCTTCATGGAGCAGCGGACGCCTGGCACGCTCCAGGTCTGGTCCGAGCCGTTCGTCCCGCTGCGCATCCCCAAGCTGTACAACCTCCGCACCGACCCGTATGAGCGCGCGGACCTCACGTCGAACACCTACTACGACTGGTTCATGGACCACGCGTACCTGGTGCTGGCGGCCCAGGCGGTCATGGTCGAGTTCCTTGGGACCTTCCGCGAGTTCCCGCCGCGACAGAAGGCCGCCAGCTTCACGATCGACCAGGCCGTCGAGAAGCTCCAGGCCGCGCTCACCTCCGGGCACTGA
- a CDS encoding MalY/PatB family protein produces MGEDFDQVTIEQLRAAGGMKWTAFPEAIGAFVAEMDFGVPPAVVRVLDRARTTGALGYLPHTERRTLKEATATWLGRTTGWQVPAERVHLLPDVLSVLRETIRHFSAPGSAVIVPTPAYMPFLTVPLAAGRDVVEVPSLVNDVGRYRLDLDGIDAAFAAGAGLLLLCNPWNPVGRVLTREELLAVAEVVEARGGRVFADEIHAPLVLDDVPHVPYASLDARTAAHTVTAVAASKGWNIPGLKCGQMILSNDADATAFASYAADAGDTVGLLGARAATEVYTDDGGWLAGVVDYLKGNRDLLADLVAEHLPGAVLSPLEGTYIAWLDVRGLDLAEPAAAFFRQEAAVALTDGASCGEAGAGFVRLVIATPRPILRQAIEQMGAALAARRAPAR; encoded by the coding sequence GTGGGCGAGGACTTCGACCAGGTCACCATCGAGCAGCTGCGGGCGGCGGGCGGGATGAAGTGGACCGCCTTCCCGGAGGCCATCGGCGCGTTCGTCGCGGAGATGGACTTCGGCGTGCCGCCCGCGGTCGTGCGGGTCTTGGACCGGGCGCGCACCACCGGGGCGCTCGGCTACCTCCCGCACACCGAGCGCCGCACGCTCAAGGAGGCGACGGCCACCTGGCTGGGCCGCACCACCGGCTGGCAGGTGCCGGCCGAGCGCGTCCACCTGCTGCCCGACGTGCTGTCCGTGCTGCGTGAGACCATCCGGCACTTCTCCGCGCCGGGCTCGGCCGTGATCGTGCCCACCCCGGCGTACATGCCGTTCCTCACGGTCCCCCTCGCGGCCGGCCGCGACGTGGTGGAGGTCCCCAGCCTGGTCAACGACGTCGGCCGGTACCGCCTCGACCTCGACGGCATCGACGCGGCGTTCGCCGCCGGTGCCGGCCTGCTGCTGCTGTGCAACCCCTGGAACCCGGTGGGCCGGGTCCTCACCCGCGAGGAGCTGCTCGCGGTAGCCGAGGTGGTGGAGGCCCGCGGCGGCCGGGTCTTCGCCGACGAGATCCACGCCCCGCTGGTGCTCGACGACGTCCCGCACGTGCCGTACGCCTCCCTCGACGCCCGCACGGCGGCGCACACGGTGACCGCCGTGGCCGCCTCCAAGGGATGGAACATCCCGGGCCTGAAGTGCGGGCAGATGATCCTGTCCAACGACGCCGACGCCACCGCGTTCGCGTCGTACGCCGCCGACGCCGGGGACACCGTCGGGCTGCTCGGCGCCCGCGCCGCCACCGAGGTCTACACCGACGACGGCGGCTGGCTCGCCGGCGTCGTGGACTACCTGAAGGGCAACCGGGACCTGCTCGCGGACCTGGTCGCCGAGCACCTGCCCGGGGCGGTGCTCAGCCCGCTCGAGGGCACCTACATCGCCTGGCTGGACGTGCGCGGCCTGGACCTGGCGGAGCCGGCTGCCGCGTTCTTCCGGCAGGAGGCCGCGGTGGCCCTGACCGACGGGGCCAGCTGTGGCGAGGCGGGCGCCGGCTTCGTGCGCCTCGTCATCGCCACCCCGCGGCCCATCTTGCGTCAGGCGATCGAGCAGATGGGTGCGGCACTGGCCGCCCGGCGGGCGCCCGCGCGCTGA
- a CDS encoding DinB family protein has protein sequence MTPDEVRHATQWLAEELRARPEDVVNYDRHAHGLKWSVWHTLEHVLDDLVVYALQVAGQVPHAYLPLAGPGGEELVHCDRASGAAGMADSLEACGELLAAALQTRPATSRAYHPYGDADPAGYAALGALEVVVHGWDVLTALDDEVADLPEDLCAGVVARLFPGSPTELGTAQEVLLWQTGRGELPGRARLSRWRPSPGVR, from the coding sequence ATGACGCCGGACGAGGTCCGCCACGCGACCCAGTGGCTGGCGGAGGAGCTGCGGGCCCGGCCAGAGGACGTCGTCAACTACGACCGTCATGCGCACGGGCTGAAGTGGTCGGTCTGGCACACCCTCGAGCACGTCCTCGACGACCTGGTCGTCTACGCCCTCCAGGTCGCCGGCCAGGTCCCGCATGCCTACCTGCCCCTCGCGGGTCCCGGCGGGGAGGAGCTGGTGCACTGCGACCGGGCCAGCGGCGCGGCGGGCATGGCCGACAGCCTGGAGGCGTGCGGCGAGCTCTTGGCCGCGGCGTTGCAGACCCGGCCGGCCACGTCCCGGGCCTATCACCCCTACGGGGACGCCGACCCGGCCGGGTACGCCGCGCTCGGTGCGCTCGAGGTGGTCGTGCACGGCTGGGACGTGCTCACCGCGCTGGACGACGAGGTCGCGGACCTGCCCGAGGACCTGTGCGCCGGCGTGGTCGCGCGGCTCTTCCCGGGCTCCCCCACCGAGCTGGGCACCGCGCAGGAGGTGCTGCTGTGGCAGACCGGTCGCGGCGAGCTGCCCGGCCGGGCCCGCCTGAGCCGGTGGCGGCCGAGCCCGGGGGTGCGCTGA